The window CCCGTTGGAGAGGAAGCGCACCTGCACGGGGGTCCCGGGTTCCACCCCTTCGCTGTCGGTCTCGGGCACGTCGCCGACGAGGCGAACGAGATGCCGATCGACGATGGTCACCAGGCTCGCGCCAGGGCGCGCGAACGTCCCTGGATCGGCGGAGCGGACCGCGACCTCGCCATCGAACGGCGCCCGCAACACACAGTCGTTCACCTCGAGCGAGCGGCCCGCCACCTGCGCGTTGATCGCCGCGATCTGGGATGACTCTGCCGCGGCTTGCGCCTGCTTCTGTTCGAGCTCGTTCTGCGAGACGAAGCCCCCGGCGAGGAGGCCCTGCAGACGCGCCGTCTCGCCGGCCGTCGCCCGCTGCCGCGCCTCGAGCGCGCGGGCCTGCGACGCGACCACTTGGGTGGCCACCGACGCGTTGCGGCAGTCGAGCGTAGCGAGGATCTCGCCGCGCTTGACCTTCACGCCAGGCCGCACCAGCACGGTGTCGACATACGCGGAGACGAGCTGGGGCCCCACCTTCGCGACGAGCCACGGTTCGAGGGTAGCCACGTATTTCCGTGACGCCCGGTACGTCGTGGCTCTCGCGGGCACCGCCGTGACGCCCTTCGGGTCGGCGGACAGCGCGACCTTGTTCGTGGCCGCGAGTGACCGCGCGAGGAGGAGGCCACCGAGCGCGAGCACCGCCGCGACCGCGCCGCCGATCACCAGGGGCACCATGGGGTTGGGGGCCGACTGAAGCTGCTCGGGCGAGGTGCCCATGGGGATCGTTGTTCACTTCTTGGGTTCCTCGGCGAGCAGGCGCCCGAGCTGGGCGCGGGCCCGGGCGAGCTGAAAGGCGGCGACGGCCTGGTTCGACTCGGCGTCGATGACGAGCAGCGAGGCGCTCGCGACGTCCACGTTGCTGGTCATCCCGGCCGCGAAGCCGGCCTCGGCCTGCGCGTAGCTCTCGCGGGCGGAGGTGATGGCGCGGTCGAGCGAGGCGAGGGCGCCGCGGGCCGTCTCGACCTCGAGGTAGGCGCGGCGCAGGGCGGCCATCTCGAGGCGCTCGGTCACGACGAGCTCGGTGCGCTTCAGGTCTTCGCGGGCGCGCTGCGCCTCCTCGCGGCCGGAGGTCACGCCGTCGAAGATGGGCCACGAGAGCACGAGGCCCACGTCGTAGTTGGGCACGTACGGGAGGATGCCGCGCCCCGTGAGCTCGGTGTTGGCCGAGTTGGGGGCGCCGCCGCCGCGCACCGAGATGGACGCCGTGGCGTACACTGTGGGGCGACTCTCCGCCGCGATCGCCTTCGTGCGGCGCTCCTCGGCCTCGAGCTCGGCGAGCACCCGCAGGACCCGCGGCGAGCGCGCCTTCGCGCGCTCCACGGCCAGGCCGAGGGCGGGGAGCTCCGCGCGTGTCGCCGGGGCCTCGCGCGCGTCGACCGCGACGCGGTCGGAGCCGATCGCGGCCGCGAGCGTGCTCTGCGCCACGCGGACGCCCCCCTCGGCGCGGACGGCCTGCGCCTCCGCGCGCGCGAGATCGGCCTCGGTGCGCGCGACGGCGCCGTGCGCGACGAGCCCCGCCTTCACCTTGGCGGCGGCCTGGTCACGGATGGCCCGGGCCCGCGTCACCGCCCCGTCGGCGGAGCGCGCGAGGGCCTTCGCGGTGAGGACGGCGACGAAGGCCTCCTCCACGTTGAAGAGGAGGTCGAGGGTGTCCTGGCGCCCCCGGTGCTGCTCGGCCTGGACGAGCGAGTCCATCGCGGCTCGCTTGGCCGCGATGCGCCCGAACTCGTACACCGGCTGGTTCAGGCCCGCCGCGACGATCGTGGACGCGTAGGGCGCCATGTCGAGCGTGTTGGAGCGAGTGGCGCCCACGCGGGGCAGGTCGAAGCTGCGCTGACCCACGAACGTGCCGGTCCAGTTGTTCCCCGTGGCGCCGAAGACCTGCGCCGTGGCGCCCACGCTGGGGTACCACTCGGCGCCCACGCTCTCGGACTGCGCGACCTGGGCCTTGAGCCGCGCCTCCGCCGCGCGCACCTCGGGGGCGTGCGCCTTCGCGTACGCGATCGCCTCGGCGAGGGTCATCGCGGGCACGCCGGCGTCCTGCGCGGCGGCCGCCGAGGGCGTCGCGCGCGCGGCCTCCACGGGCGGGGCCTGGGGTACGTCCGCGCGCGCTACGCCCGCGCCCAGGAGCAGGGCGAGCGCGACGGTGGATCCGAGGAGCGGTCTCATGCTCTCCGGGTGTACCCCACGCGCATTCGCGTGAGAAAATC of the Myxococcales bacterium genome contains:
- a CDS encoding efflux RND transporter periplasmic adaptor subunit, with amino-acid sequence MGTSPEQLQSAPNPMVPLVIGGAVAAVLALGGLLLARSLAATNKVALSADPKGVTAVPARATTYRASRKYVATLEPWLVAKVGPQLVSAYVDTVLVRPGVKVKRGEILATLDCRNASVATQVVASQARALEARQRATAGETARLQGLLAGGFVSQNELEQKQAQAAAESSQIAAINAQVAGRSLEVNDCVLRAPFDGEVAVRSADPGTFARPGASLVTIVDRHLVRLVGDVPETDSEGVEPGTPVQVRFLSNGTTRAGFIARRSPAADPSTRTVRFEVDFAELERAIPVGTTAEISLEIGATTDVSEISLSSAKVRNGKANVFVVEGDAARAMSVPVVGEREGSLFVTRDLPPGALVVTQGRAGLSNGDKVAAKTEAPPSTPAPTPTAPAAMNPGVTPGSSGAPDGGKR
- a CDS encoding TolC family protein, giving the protein MRPLLGSTVALALLLGAGVARADVPQAPPVEAARATPSAAAAQDAGVPAMTLAEAIAYAKAHAPEVRAAEARLKAQVAQSESVGAEWYPSVGATAQVFGATGNNWTGTFVGQRSFDLPRVGATRSNTLDMAPYASTIVAAGLNQPVYEFGRIAAKRAAMDSLVQAEQHRGRQDTLDLLFNVEEAFVAVLTAKALARSADGAVTRARAIRDQAAAKVKAGLVAHGAVARTEADLARAEAQAVRAEGGVRVAQSTLAAAIGSDRVAVDAREAPATRAELPALGLAVERAKARSPRVLRVLAELEAEERRTKAIAAESRPTVYATASISVRGGGAPNSANTELTGRGILPYVPNYDVGLVLSWPIFDGVTSGREEAQRAREDLKRTELVVTERLEMAALRRAYLEVETARGALASLDRAITSARESYAQAEAGFAAGMTSNVDVASASLLVIDAESNQAVAAFQLARARAQLGRLLAEEPKK